In Candidatus Eremiobacterota bacterium, one genomic interval encodes:
- a CDS encoding sigma-70 family RNA polymerase sigma factor — MMTENGDLTPEVRKLLEVGKKKGVLTYEEISDILYQKEDLAPEQIDELLEKFISEGIEIVEDIKDLEIPEMEVYEDEETLTEGIALDDPVRMYLKEIGRVELLTPEKETELAQQIEEGEEAEHGLVMIKEIWDIAYENLQKKVDTADTAKRETLTRDHQETENIARLEDLLAEGNDAQTLIERIAFLKETSTSSEERLILLEANKQVSDLWEESREAYKARNKKPKGAPSVEDLNKMERHIRTGWRAKRELIEANLRLVVSIAKKYVSRGMLFLDLIQEGNLGLIRAVEKFNYRKGYKFSTYATWWIRQAITRALADQARTIRIPVHMVETINRLIKVSRHLLQELGRDPTVEEITQEMYPLDPEEVRVQVSKQMEKDLPYESELVQEEIKRRERFSIERVREIIKIAQEPISLETPIGEEEDSHLGDFIEDSDAVAPAEAASSLLLREKMEDVLQNLTSREKKVLQLRFGLEDGRPRTLEEVGQEFGVTRERIRQIEAKALRKLRHPTRSRWLKDYWMGQ, encoded by the coding sequence ATGATGACGGAGAACGGTGATCTCACACCAGAAGTGAGAAAGCTCCTTGAAGTCGGGAAGAAAAAAGGAGTTCTGACCTACGAGGAGATAAGCGATATCCTTTATCAGAAGGAAGATCTTGCCCCCGAGCAGATTGATGAGTTGCTTGAGAAATTCATCAGCGAGGGTATTGAGATCGTTGAGGACATCAAGGATCTCGAGATCCCCGAGATGGAAGTCTATGAAGATGAGGAGACTCTCACCGAGGGGATTGCCCTTGACGATCCTGTCAGGATGTACCTCAAGGAGATAGGGAGGGTCGAGCTCCTCACCCCTGAAAAGGAGACGGAGCTCGCCCAGCAGATAGAGGAAGGCGAAGAGGCCGAGCACGGCCTCGTGATGATAAAAGAAATATGGGATATTGCCTATGAGAACCTCCAGAAGAAGGTCGATACCGCCGACACGGCAAAAAGGGAGACTCTCACGAGAGATCACCAGGAGACTGAGAATATAGCCCGGCTGGAAGATCTCCTCGCCGAGGGAAATGATGCCCAGACCCTTATTGAGAGGATAGCGTTCCTGAAGGAGACTTCCACTTCCTCGGAGGAGCGCCTCATTCTCCTTGAGGCGAACAAGCAGGTGAGTGATCTCTGGGAGGAATCAAGGGAGGCATACAAGGCCAGGAACAAAAAGCCGAAAGGTGCCCCCTCCGTCGAGGACCTCAATAAAATGGAGCGCCATATCAGGACGGGCTGGAGGGCGAAGCGCGAGCTGATAGAGGCAAATCTCCGCCTCGTGGTGAGCATCGCCAAGAAATATGTGAGCCGCGGCATGCTCTTTCTGGACCTTATCCAGGAGGGAAACCTCGGGCTCATTAGGGCAGTCGAGAAGTTCAACTACCGCAAGGGCTATAAATTCAGCACCTATGCCACATGGTGGATAAGGCAGGCCATTACCCGCGCCCTTGCCGATCAGGCACGCACCATCAGGATCCCTGTGCACATGGTGGAGACCATCAACAGGCTCATAAAGGTGTCGCGCCATCTTCTCCAGGAGCTGGGCCGCGATCCCACCGTGGAAGAGATCACCCAGGAAATGTACCCCCTCGATCCCGAGGAGGTAAGAGTCCAGGTTTCAAAACAGATGGAGAAGGACCTCCCTTACGAGAGCGAGCTTGTACAGGAAGAGATAAAGCGCCGGGAGCGCTTTTCCATTGAGCGTGTCAGGGAGATCATCAAGATCGCCCAGGAACCCATCTCTCTTGAGACGCCTATCGGCGAGGAGGAGGATTCCCACCTGGGAGACTTTATCGAGGACTCTGATGCCGTCGCTCCCGCCGAAGCAGCCTCTTCGCTGCTTTTAAGGGAAAAGATGGAGGATGTGCTCCAGAACCTCACCTCGCGGGAAAAGAAAGTGCTGCAGCTCCGTTTCGGCCTTGAGGACGGAAGGCCCCGGACTCTTGAAGAGGTGGGCCAGGAGTTCGGCGTCACCAGGGAGCGTATCCGCCAGATAGAGGCCAAAGCCCTCAGAAAGCTCCGCCACCCGACGAGGAGCCGCTGGCTGAAGGATTACTGGATGGGCCAGTAA
- a CDS encoding SPFH domain-containing protein: MGGSSVSPMLIFAVFAIVLVVYAIFAQLARLYQKVGPNEVLVVSGGGGIKLITGGGQVVWPFIQKADRFSLEIMTIDVVTPEVYTNMGVPIIVDAVAQVKVKNDQAMMRTAVERFLTKSPAEIIDIIKQTLEGHTRAIIGKMQVEEIIKERDKFASNVAEVSHDDLSNMGLVIDSFAIRDIRDNQGYLAALGKPETAAIKSRAIIAEAERNRDAAKATADATKEAQVAQAIASKESQIAQASAARDSEIAKANAKKDAEVAQAMAQQQSEIARIDAKTKVAEKDREYRIKQAEYNKDSKQKEAEADLSYDLQKNITQQQVKEQEIRINVVEKEKQIEVQEKEVERREKELEATVKKPAEAQRFQIETLANAKQFELKALAMGEAEASKQKGFASAEVVRAQGLAEAEAEKAQGLARAEVIRATGFSEAEAMTKKALAWKSYNEAAILEKFIEKMPEIARSIAAPLAKTEKIIMISGDGGGGSVSKFTSDMTRAVAEIPPVMEALTGIKISDMIKKVPGLGSGIAEEITKQLPGASPQG; this comes from the coding sequence ATGGGTGGAAGTTCTGTGAGTCCAATGCTGATCTTTGCAGTATTTGCCATTGTCCTGGTCGTCTACGCGATATTCGCCCAGCTGGCAAGACTGTATCAGAAGGTCGGCCCCAACGAGGTGCTCGTCGTCTCTGGCGGCGGCGGCATCAAGCTCATCACGGGCGGCGGCCAGGTGGTCTGGCCTTTCATTCAGAAAGCAGACCGATTCTCCCTGGAGATCATGACCATCGACGTGGTGACGCCGGAGGTGTACACCAACATGGGGGTGCCCATCATAGTCGATGCCGTGGCGCAGGTGAAGGTGAAGAATGATCAGGCCATGATGCGCACGGCTGTGGAGCGCTTCCTCACCAAGTCACCGGCCGAGATCATCGACATCATCAAGCAGACCCTTGAAGGCCACACGAGGGCCATCATAGGCAAGATGCAGGTCGAGGAGATCATCAAGGAGCGCGACAAGTTCGCAAGCAATGTCGCCGAAGTATCCCATGATGACCTCTCCAACATGGGCCTCGTTATTGACTCTTTTGCCATCAGGGACATCAGGGACAACCAGGGCTACCTTGCAGCCCTCGGCAAGCCGGAGACGGCAGCGATAAAGAGCCGGGCTATAATTGCCGAGGCAGAGAGGAACAGGGACGCGGCGAAAGCAACTGCCGACGCCACCAAAGAGGCGCAGGTGGCCCAGGCCATCGCCTCGAAAGAGTCGCAGATTGCCCAGGCCAGTGCGGCCCGTGACTCGGAGATTGCCAAGGCGAATGCAAAGAAGGATGCCGAAGTAGCCCAGGCGATGGCGCAGCAGCAATCTGAGATAGCCAGGATCGATGCAAAGACGAAGGTGGCCGAGAAGGACAGGGAATACAGGATCAAGCAGGCCGAGTATAATAAGGATTCGAAGCAGAAAGAGGCCGAGGCCGACCTTTCCTACGATCTGCAGAAGAACATCACGCAGCAGCAGGTAAAGGAGCAGGAAATCCGCATCAACGTCGTGGAGAAGGAAAAGCAGATCGAGGTCCAGGAGAAGGAAGTAGAGCGCCGTGAGAAGGAGCTTGAAGCCACGGTGAAAAAGCCCGCCGAGGCGCAGCGCTTCCAGATTGAGACCCTTGCAAACGCCAAGCAGTTTGAACTGAAGGCCCTCGCAATGGGTGAAGCCGAGGCGTCAAAGCAGAAAGGCTTCGCGTCGGCAGAGGTCGTGAGGGCCCAGGGTCTTGCCGAAGCAGAGGCGGAGAAAGCCCAGGGTCTTGCCCGCGCCGAGGTTATCAGGGCCACAGGATTCTCCGAGGCTGAAGCCATGACCAAGAAGGCCCTCGCCTGGAAATCATATAATGAGGCGGCAATCCTTGAGAAGTTCATTGAAAAGATGCCCGAGATTGCCCGCTCCATAGCAGCGCCTCTCGCAAAGACCGAGAAGATAATCATGATAAGCGGCGATGGCGGCGGAGGCAGCGTTTCGAAGTTTACCTCCGACATGACCAGGGCCGTTGCAGAGATTCCTCCTGTCATGGAGGCCCTCACCGGAATCAAGATAAGTGATATGATCAAGAAAGTACCCGGCCTTGGAAGCGGTATAGCCGAGGAAATCACAAAGCAACTGCCGGGGGCTTCACCACAGGGATAG
- the murI gene encoding glutamate racemase: MKGPIGILDSGVGGLSVASRILAHLPCEEIVYFGDSANVPYGEKKPETIRKLVYRIIDFFVSQKAKAVVMACNSSSALVLEHARKRYAMPIVGVIEPAIQEALRVSRKKSIGLFANAVTVASGAHQETLTRISRNGVKIVPQACPHLVPLVEEGQLWGEETERVLREYLCPIEKSGTDTLILGCTHYPFLEETIRALLSTPLNIIDPGELTALTLKEILGQAGLLSANKEKVSHRFYVSGDAGKFRQVGSKLLGRPLMEVAHLDLP, from the coding sequence ATGAAAGGGCCTATAGGCATTCTCGATTCCGGTGTGGGAGGACTCTCTGTCGCGTCAAGGATTCTCGCTCATCTTCCCTGCGAGGAGATCGTCTATTTCGGTGACTCAGCCAATGTTCCCTACGGCGAAAAGAAGCCGGAAACAATAAGAAAGCTCGTGTACCGCATCATAGATTTCTTTGTCTCTCAGAAGGCAAAGGCAGTGGTCATGGCCTGCAACTCCTCGAGCGCCCTTGTGCTTGAGCATGCAAGAAAGCGTTACGCCATGCCCATAGTGGGCGTAATTGAGCCTGCCATCCAGGAAGCCCTCCGGGTCTCCCGCAAAAAGTCCATAGGCCTTTTTGCCAATGCCGTCACCGTGGCAAGCGGCGCCCATCAGGAAACCCTCACCCGCATCTCCCGCAACGGGGTGAAAATTGTTCCCCAGGCATGCCCGCACCTGGTCCCCCTCGTGGAGGAGGGGCAGCTCTGGGGCGAAGAGACGGAGAGAGTGCTGAGGGAATACCTCTGCCCCATAGAGAAAAGCGGCACCGACACCCTCATACTGGGCTGCACCCACTACCCCTTCCTGGAGGAGACCATCAGGGCCCTTCTTTCGACTCCCCTCAACATCATCGATCCCGGGGAGCTCACGGCCCTCACCCTCAAGGAAATCCTTGGCCAGGCGGGGCTTCTCTCCGCGAATAAAGAAAAGGTCAGCCACCGTTTTTACGTGAGCGGCGATGCAGGAAAGTTCCGGCAGGTAGGCTCAAAGCTTCTCGGCCGGCCCCTCATGGAAGTTGCCCACCTTGATCTCCCCTGA
- a CDS encoding radical SAM protein: MTLKRFVAREEYFGSLIYDRQRCDYIPFDRDATVIFKQSSEGKTTDEIFPTVAKNVSEQNFKTFVQLCQSIELIDGQGHFVGDFISNPVEDGLQALSSPLRVHLQVTNECQLKCRHCSQDTRDAFQDELSLEEIKKLIDEMAAIGSFELNVGGGEPFLREDLVQIVAHARKMGISVSISTSGLFVSRVVAKKIAELGLKKLRISFDGATEKSYDYFRGKGTYRRAIRGIKTLRELFDIPIVVHTVLMKPNLSEMLTILRAVQKLRCTTWSVDFVKPVGSAKGLKQFLLDPADAAQAMKTIRRLAEASSIKIVMPQFPYKAPKKGIYRGFGCVGANLYCFVSARGEVKPCSFVSGDYFSGNIRQASLRELWQKGPGHQKFRELAGNENCLNCEFYNSCRGGCRARAIYEGIPDGVDPLCFVQYERPEPEPVKKVDSLGFM; this comes from the coding sequence GTGACATTGAAGAGGTTTGTTGCAAGGGAGGAATATTTTGGCTCTCTGATTTATGACAGACAGAGATGCGATTATATTCCCTTCGACAGGGACGCCACCGTTATTTTCAAGCAGAGCAGTGAGGGAAAAACCACTGACGAGATATTTCCCACTGTGGCGAAGAATGTCTCTGAGCAGAATTTCAAGACCTTTGTACAGCTCTGCCAGTCTATCGAGCTCATCGACGGCCAGGGGCATTTCGTGGGGGATTTCATCAGCAATCCCGTCGAGGACGGCCTGCAGGCCCTCTCTTCGCCTCTGAGAGTTCACCTTCAGGTGACCAATGAATGCCAGCTCAAATGCCGCCACTGCTCTCAGGATACCCGCGATGCTTTCCAGGATGAGCTTTCTCTTGAAGAGATTAAAAAGCTTATCGATGAAATGGCGGCAATCGGGTCGTTCGAGCTTAACGTAGGCGGAGGGGAGCCTTTTCTCAGGGAAGATCTTGTACAGATAGTTGCCCATGCCCGGAAAATGGGCATCAGCGTATCCATCTCTACGAGCGGTCTCTTTGTGAGCCGGGTGGTGGCCAAAAAGATAGCCGAATTGGGCCTCAAGAAGCTGAGAATCAGCTTTGATGGCGCCACGGAAAAATCATATGACTATTTCAGGGGAAAAGGGACTTACCGGCGGGCCATCAGGGGGATAAAGACCCTGAGAGAGCTTTTTGATATTCCCATCGTGGTTCATACGGTGCTTATGAAGCCCAACCTGAGCGAGATGCTGACCATTCTCAGGGCCGTGCAGAAGCTGCGGTGCACCACGTGGAGCGTCGATTTCGTAAAGCCCGTGGGAAGCGCCAAGGGCCTGAAGCAGTTCCTGCTTGATCCTGCCGATGCGGCGCAGGCGATGAAAACGATAAGGCGCCTTGCCGAGGCCTCGTCAATAAAAATAGTGATGCCCCAGTTCCCTTACAAAGCCCCCAAGAAAGGCATTTACAGGGGATTTGGATGCGTGGGCGCCAATCTTTACTGCTTTGTGAGTGCCCGGGGCGAAGTGAAGCCCTGTTCTTTTGTCTCGGGAGACTATTTCTCCGGGAATATCCGCCAGGCCTCTCTCAGGGAGCTGTGGCAGAAGGGCCCGGGCCACCAGAAATTCAGGGAGCTTGCCGGAAACGAGAACTGCCTTAACTGTGAATTTTATAACTCCTGCCGCGGCGGCTGCCGGGCCAGGGCCATCTATGAAGGAATCCCTGACGGAGTCGATCCCCTCTGTTTTGTGCAGTATGAGCGCCCTGAGCCAGAGCCGGTGAAGAAAGTTGATTCACTCGGTTTCATGTGA
- a CDS encoding enoyl-CoA hydratase-related protein: protein MKTFQTIAVEEVDRMAWITINRPEARNALSSQVLDELAAALKELSHTPEVKVILITGSGDKAFVAGADIRELESLDRQGAIAFSRKGQALMELIESLEKPVIAVVNGYALGGGCELAMACDMRIASEKAQFGQPEITLGLIPGYGGTQRLPRLVGKERAMGLLLTGRIITAQEALKIGLVMVVVPHESLRDEARVLAQKVSEKSGPVAALIKKAVNRGMEVTLGVGCAVERELFGSAFELEDKKEGISAFHEKRSPRFADK from the coding sequence ATGAAAACATTCCAGACAATCGCCGTTGAGGAAGTGGACCGGATGGCCTGGATCACCATCAACAGGCCCGAAGCAAGGAATGCCCTCTCGAGCCAGGTTCTTGACGAGCTTGCCGCGGCGCTCAAAGAGCTCTCTCATACCCCGGAAGTGAAAGTGATCCTCATCACCGGCTCGGGAGACAAAGCCTTTGTGGCGGGAGCCGACATCAGGGAGCTCGAAAGCCTTGACAGGCAGGGCGCCATCGCCTTCTCCAGGAAGGGGCAGGCCCTCATGGAGCTCATTGAAAGCCTGGAAAAACCCGTCATAGCCGTGGTGAACGGCTATGCCCTCGGGGGAGGGTGCGAGCTTGCCATGGCCTGTGATATGAGGATTGCTTCGGAAAAAGCGCAGTTCGGGCAGCCTGAAATCACCCTGGGCCTCATCCCGGGCTACGGAGGAACGCAGCGCCTGCCAAGGCTTGTGGGAAAGGAGCGCGCGATGGGGCTGCTGCTCACGGGCAGGATTATCACGGCGCAGGAAGCGCTGAAGATAGGGCTTGTCATGGTGGTGGTACCCCATGAAAGTCTGCGAGACGAGGCCCGGGTCCTTGCTCAGAAAGTGTCTGAGAAAAGCGGCCCCGTTGCTGCCCTTATCAAAAAGGCGGTGAACAGGGGGATGGAGGTTACGCTCGGGGTGGGCTGTGCCGTGGAAAGAGAGCTTTTTGGCTCAGCCTTTGAGCTGGAAGACAAAAAGGAGGGCATAAGCGCCTTCCATGAAAAAAGATCGCCTCGCTTCGCCGATAAATAA
- a CDS encoding lytic transglycosylase domain-containing protein, which produces MGLALLMMLTLVCFTGGQAMAGSWEPQWKFQKNLVNEKLTLKKVRELERLAPASKEHLEALKKACAGRVFWTGIIEEFAYQDGYSFMLLRIGDDYVWALADDTARNLDYNRKGYRVGIKGTIVLDKQNRLYYLDAWSIILLEAGQESGFSASRELYGIPDDFTFSAGKETYQVSSPYTPYLFYWIKMHNPHYTKDLTLQITKSIIYYCKKCGIDPRLMTALFTIESAMDTDAVSWSGAIGLGQLMPGTAAGLGVDPDDVMQNIGGAVKYLSSLLAMWEGKPNQTALALASYNAGPGNVSKYSGIPPFSETRNYVFFITYLYKELLSQTRDMPQSLTTMEKLTGTSGSERNAPQRP; this is translated from the coding sequence ATGGGGTTGGCACTCCTCATGATGCTCACGCTGGTCTGTTTCACAGGGGGACAGGCCATGGCGGGATCCTGGGAGCCCCAGTGGAAATTCCAGAAAAACCTTGTCAATGAAAAGCTCACCCTGAAAAAAGTGCGGGAGCTTGAGAGGCTCGCACCAGCCTCGAAGGAGCATCTCGAGGCTCTTAAAAAAGCATGCGCGGGGAGAGTATTCTGGACCGGGATCATCGAGGAGTTTGCTTACCAGGATGGCTATTCCTTTATGCTCCTGAGGATTGGCGATGATTATGTATGGGCCCTGGCCGATGACACGGCGAGAAACCTCGATTACAACAGGAAAGGCTACCGCGTCGGGATCAAGGGGACCATCGTACTCGACAAGCAGAACAGGCTTTACTACCTTGACGCCTGGTCTATCATCCTGCTCGAGGCAGGGCAGGAAAGCGGCTTCAGCGCATCGAGGGAGCTCTATGGCATTCCCGATGACTTTACCTTTTCCGCAGGAAAAGAAACTTACCAGGTAAGCTCTCCTTACACTCCCTATCTCTTTTACTGGATAAAGATGCATAATCCACATTATACCAAGGATCTCACCCTTCAGATAACAAAGAGCATCATCTATTACTGCAAGAAATGTGGCATTGATCCCAGGCTCATGACAGCCCTTTTCACGATCGAATCGGCCATGGATACCGATGCCGTCTCGTGGAGCGGCGCCATAGGCCTGGGTCAGCTCATGCCGGGAACCGCCGCAGGGCTGGGGGTCGATCCCGACGACGTGATGCAGAATATAGGGGGTGCCGTGAAATACCTGAGCTCCCTGCTTGCCATGTGGGAAGGCAAGCCCAACCAGACAGCCCTGGCACTGGCAAGCTACAACGCGGGGCCGGGCAATGTGTCAAAATACAGCGGCATTCCGCCTTTTTCGGAAACAAGGAATTATGTCTTTTTTATTACCTATCTTTATAAGGAGCTCTTGAGCCAGACCAGGGATATGCCGCAAAGCCTCACTACCATGGAAAAACTCACGGGGACCTCTGGAAGCGAAAGGAACGCCCCTCAAAGACCGTAG
- a CDS encoding PsbP-related protein, giving the protein MKKFPGILVAFFLISVMALLCGCGGKFQPGRRGKPSPSPTASPSPKNDSYENKTVGYRFSIPPDWVAPNPEFAGDIYLEYGEAPFSPVPSFNSQSEKVKGVSSADLHDPKYQRTLKDEIEPGLKAAEENNIKMGSVPAYQIVYGVDQGDNSIIIHQTYVYHNGYLIVFTGGCREDKYLEFESVFDGFIESVVLD; this is encoded by the coding sequence ATGAAAAAATTCCCGGGAATCCTGGTGGCATTTTTTTTGATATCGGTCATGGCGCTCCTCTGCGGGTGCGGTGGCAAATTCCAGCCGGGGCGCCGCGGGAAGCCCTCGCCGTCCCCTACGGCCTCTCCTTCGCCGAAAAATGACTCTTACGAGAACAAGACCGTAGGCTACCGGTTCTCCATTCCTCCCGACTGGGTGGCTCCCAATCCTGAATTTGCCGGTGATATATACCTCGAGTACGGTGAGGCACCCTTTTCACCGGTCCCCTCATTTAACAGCCAGAGTGAGAAGGTGAAGGGCGTGTCAAGCGCCGATCTTCATGATCCCAAGTACCAGAGAACTCTCAAGGATGAAATTGAGCCGGGTCTCAAGGCTGCGGAGGAGAACAATATAAAAATGGGTTCCGTGCCTGCCTACCAGATTGTCTATGGCGTTGATCAGGGCGACAACTCCATCATCATCCACCAGACCTATGTATATCACAATGGATATCTTATCGTTTTTACCGGCGGCTGCAGGGAGGACAAGTACCTCGAGTTCGAGTCCGTCTTTGACGGCTTTATCGAGTCGGTAGTCCTGGACTGA
- a CDS encoding haloacid dehalogenase translates to MACKNLEGVAKKISKRFDGLNEARDRILKVQRDIIRASSLSIRATHRGEFERARELLGEARSLFTGNAETLKHYPELYYTGFVQDAQKEYAEASITLALILREPISDPDELGVEYASYLNGMGEAVGELRRYLLDRIRAEDEATGEDIMESMDEIYYVLTSMDYPDAITRGLRRTTDIARSTIEKTRGDLTHNLGQKRLKKSLMHLEEKLASGGMA, encoded by the coding sequence ATGGCATGCAAGAATCTTGAAGGCGTGGCGAAAAAGATCTCAAAGCGGTTTGACGGTCTCAACGAGGCAAGAGACAGGATCCTGAAAGTCCAGAGAGATATCATCAGGGCTTCGTCGCTCTCGATCAGGGCGACCCATCGAGGCGAGTTTGAGAGGGCCCGTGAATTGCTCGGGGAGGCCCGCAGCCTTTTCACGGGCAATGCGGAAACCCTCAAGCACTATCCGGAGCTTTACTATACGGGCTTTGTACAGGATGCCCAGAAGGAGTACGCCGAGGCCTCGATCACCCTTGCTCTCATCCTCCGCGAGCCCATATCGGATCCCGACGAGCTGGGCGTGGAATACGCCTCCTATCTCAATGGCATGGGCGAGGCCGTAGGTGAGCTCAGGCGCTACCTCCTTGACAGGATAAGGGCAGAGGACGAGGCGACAGGAGAGGACATCATGGAGTCCATGGATGAGATTTACTATGTCCTCACCTCAATGGACTATCCTGATGCGATAACGAGGGGCCTCAGGAGGACCACCGATATCGCGCGCTCCACCATAGAGAAGACAAGGGGCGATCTCACCCATAACCTGGGGCAGAAGCGGCTGAAGAAAAGTCTCATGCACCTGGAAGAAAAGCTTGCCTCCGGTGGTATGGCATGA